A region from the Lysobacter antibioticus genome encodes:
- a CDS encoding DUF6900 domain-containing protein translates to MNKKTLATIAQQHLDVAILETRGSDSLDFHSVSVWGIDAALTAAYLAGYAAAVRAANGSHVDALTTERHTMLGGVWLGEGEASEWSLDQRAETVVTLPIPEVELLAYHWTERKACDLLIPTAIRQRRIA, encoded by the coding sequence ATGAACAAGAAGACGCTCGCTACCATCGCGCAGCAGCACTTGGATGTAGCGATACTAGAGACACGCGGCAGCGACAGCCTGGACTTCCATAGCGTTTCGGTGTGGGGCATCGACGCCGCGCTGACCGCCGCCTACTTAGCAGGCTACGCGGCGGCGGTACGCGCGGCCAACGGCAGCCACGTCGACGCGCTTACCACGGAGCGACATACGATGCTGGGCGGCGTCTGGCTCGGAGAAGGCGAAGCCAGCGAGTGGTCGCTCGACCAGCGCGCCGAAACCGTGGTCACCTTGCCTATCCCGGAGGTCGAGCTGCTGGCATACCACTGGACTGAGCGAAAGGCCTGCGATTTGCTCATTCCGACCGCCATCCGGCAACGCCGTATCGCTTGA
- a CDS encoding DUF3489 domain-containing protein — MTKIELTPSQRAILELAVETDGRVESFPKNLGGGARSAVMRGLLLNGLIAAEGAGHALTDFGYEAVGKQPPAGAEADSDADDAETETEAETVAERVVADEPVGAPGDSLPETGDCTSDGDTSLAPAPSPVAAKAAKAAKAPKPPKEPKANRVEQVVAMLLRPEGATIPQVMEVTGWLPHSTRGFFAGALKKKGYTLVSDKSGKADRVYRIATEAGTEADDDRAGRSDEAK; from the coding sequence ATGACCAAGATCGAATTGACCCCGAGCCAGCGTGCCATCCTTGAACTTGCCGTCGAGACCGACGGGCGCGTCGAAAGCTTCCCCAAGAACCTTGGTGGCGGTGCGCGCTCGGCGGTGATGCGCGGCCTGCTGCTCAACGGCCTCATCGCTGCCGAAGGCGCGGGCCACGCGCTGACCGATTTCGGCTACGAGGCGGTCGGCAAGCAGCCGCCGGCAGGGGCGGAAGCCGACAGCGATGCTGACGACGCCGAGACTGAGACCGAAGCCGAGACTGTCGCCGAACGCGTCGTCGCCGACGAGCCGGTCGGTGCACCCGGCGATAGCCTGCCCGAGACCGGCGACTGCACCAGCGACGGCGACACGAGCCTTGCGCCCGCTCCGAGCCCGGTCGCGGCTAAGGCGGCTAAAGCGGCTAAAGCGCCGAAACCGCCGAAGGAGCCGAAGGCCAACCGCGTCGAGCAAGTCGTCGCCATGTTGCTGCGGCCCGAAGGAGCCACCATCCCCCAAGTGATGGAGGTGACTGGCTGGTTGCCGCACTCCACGCGCGGATTCTTTGCCGGTGCGCTCAAGAAGAAGGGGTACACGCTCGTCAGCGACAAGAGCGGCAAGGCCGACCGCGTGTATCGGATCGCGACGGAAGCCGGCACCGAAGCCGACGACGACCGGGCCGGCCGCAGCGACGAGGCCAAATGA